One part of the Mustela erminea isolate mMusErm1 chromosome 11, mMusErm1.Pri, whole genome shotgun sequence genome encodes these proteins:
- the LOC116568733 gene encoding uncharacterized protein LOC116568733, with the protein MGQARGLEQGSGPLPELGQNGSQGFKEPSPTPTASKRSIGTEGPLPARRCAGNLETWDPVPGLESLQSGDSRAVGKKMIYQRQTCSGVVGGSPKATGLTTQGGELLQPWVAAGPPRQPRDVTVARGKCSAQTRASPPGLSRTDKASFRDSSLPRKASRPLKCEQRPLPPAHLAVSSHHRGSEARSVTPTALSGARGQEQCGSTPEPRPPPAGPTLLPPSAVPWEDEGGAEPTSPVVVSCAIRRAIKNNKHTDTCSGPAAAVGHAEVTAWERKQSPGLVERNNSISEEQEPHLGLQSPSQ; encoded by the exons ATGGGACAGGCCAGGGGCCTGGAACAGGGTAGTGGGCCACTGCCTGAATTGGGCCAGAATGGATCCCAGGGCTTCAAGGAACCATCCCCCACGCCCACGGCCAGCAAGCGCTCCATAGGTACTGAAGGTCCACTGCCAGCCAGGCGCTGTGCTGGGAACCTAGAAACTTGGGACCCCGTGCCTGGCTTGGAGAGCTTGCAATCTGGAGACAGTCGCGCTGTAGGCAAGAAAATGATTTACCAACGGCAG ACCTGttctggggtggtgggggggtccCCGAAGGCCACTGGCCTGACCACTCAGGGCGGGGAGCTGCTCCAGCCGTGGGTGGCGGCCGGACCGCCGCGGCAACCGCGGGATGTGACCGTAGCGCGGGGGAAGTGCTCAGCGCAAACCCGAGCCTCCCCGCCCGGCCTGTCCCGGACGGACAAAGCCAGCTTTAGGGATTCCTCGCTTCCACGTAAAGCCTCCCGTCCGCTGAAATGCGAGCAGcgccccctcccaccagcccaTTTGGCTGTTAGCAGTCATCACCGAGGCTCCGAGGCTCGGTCAGTAACTCCCAC TGCCCTGTCTGGAGCCAGAGGCCAAGAGCAGTGTGGGAGCACCCCTGAGCCAAGACCCCCCCCTGCCGGCCCCACCCTGCTGCCACCCTCTGCTGTGCCCTGGGAAGATGAGGGCGGCGCAGAGCCCACGTCCCCCGTGGTGGTTTCATGCGCCATAAGGCGGGCAatcaaaaataacaaacacacagacacctgCTCAGGGCCTGCCGCTGCAGTGGGCCATGCTGAGGTGACTGCCTGGGAAAGAAAGCAATCCCCAGGCCTGGTGGAGAGAAATAACAGCATCAGCGAGGAGCAGGAGCCACATCTTGGTCTGCAAAGCCCCAGCCAGTAA